The segment TTCTTGATCACGAAGTGTTCAATGCCGCCGGCCGGTTAAAAATTGCTGTGCGGGCAGGTGCCGGTTATGACAACATTGATCTGAAATCCGCTACTGAAAAAGGTGTGGTTGTAATGAACACACCGGGTCAGAATGCCAATGCAGTTGCAGAACTGGGATTCGGCATGATGATTTACATGAACAGGAATTTTTTCAATGGCACATCCGGTACCGAGCTCAGGGGCAAAACCCTGGGCATACATGCCTATGGCAATATTGGCCGTATTGTGGCGATGATTGCAAAAGGACTGGGTATGTATGTGTTTGCTCATGATCCTTATGTTGATAAAGTAATTATTGAAAATGACGGAGTCAAATACGTTCCTGAAGTACAGGCTTTATATAAAAAGTGCCAGTATGTTTCTGTCAATCTTCCGGCAAACAAGGAAACAAAGGAATCGCTTAATTTTGACCTGCTGAACCTGATGCCACAGGGAGCTACACTGGTTAATACAGCGCGCAAAGAGCTGGTTCATGAACCATCGCTCCTGAAAATGTTTTCCGAACGCAGCGACTTCAGGTATGTGACCGATGTGGCACCCGATTGTCATGAACAATTGAAGGCACAGGTACCAACCCGCTATTATGCCACTCCCAAGAAAATGGGTGCGCAGACCGAAGAAGCCAATGTAAATGCGGGACTTGCCGCCGCAAGGCAGATTGTGAATTTTCTAACGAAGGGTGATAAGACTTTTCAGGTTAATTAAATGTGATAATGTGCTAATGTGATAATGTGCTAATGTGCTAATGTGCTAATGTGGTAATGTGCTAATGTGCTAATTATAAATACTTCATTGGCACATTGGTCTAATTGGCACATTGGTCTAATTGGCACATTGGCACATTGGCACATTTTCGTTATCTTTGATTAATCCAACCATTCTCAAGTATTAACAACACCAGGAATTAACAATGGCTATAATTAAAGCATTTAAAGGATTTCGTCCTCAGAAGGAACTCGTTTCTAAAATCGCTAGCAGACCTTATGATGTGCTTTCTTCGGAAGAAGCTGCCGAACAAGCCCGTGGCAACCCCTTTTCTTTCTATCACATTATAAAATCTGAAATTGACCTGCCTGCAGATGCGGATCATTATTCAATGGATGTATATAATAAAGCCAAAAGCAACCTTCAGGAGTTTATCAGTAAGAAATATTATAATGAAGATAAGGAACCATGTCTGTATATTTATGCACAGACTATGTGGGGCAGAACACAGTATGGTCTTGTTGCCTGTGCATCCGTTTCGGATTATCTGAACAACGTGATTCGAAAACATGAATTAACCAGAACAGAGAAGGAAGAAGACCGCAAGAACCATATTCGTATCACAAATTTCAATTGCGAACCTGTCTTTTTTGCTTATCCTGATCATGAAGAAATCGACAGGCTTGTTAATCATTTCATAAAAGGCAACCCTGAATATGATTTTAAAACAAGTGATGATATACACCACCAGCTTTGGATCATTAATGACAGCCATACAATAAAAAGAATTGAATCGATATTCAATAAAGAAATTCCGTATACGTATATTGCTGATGGCCATCACCGGACAGCAGCCGCTGCACATGTGGGTGAAGAACGCAAAATGAATAACCCTCAGCACAAGGGTAATGAAGAATACAATTTTTTTCTTGCCGTTCATTTTCCGGCAAGCCAGCTTTCCATATTCGATTACAACCGGGTAGTAAAAGACCTTAATGGGAATACACCCGAAAGCCTCATTAAGAAAATTGAGGAAAAATTCATGGTCATCCCCAGGGGAACCCATGAATATAAACCGGCTAAAGCACATGAGTTTTCCATGTATCTTGAAGGAAAATGGTATGCACTGGAAGCGCTTAACGGAACATATGATGACAATGATCCTATCGGCTGCCTTGATGTGACCATCTTATCTGACCATATCCTGGATAAGATCCTCGATATAAAAGATCTCAGAAATTCAAAACGAATCGATTTCGTGGGCGGAATTCGGGGACTGGGAGAATTAAAACGCAGGGTTGATTCAGGCGAAATGGCCGTTGCTTTTGCGCTTTACCCCGTAACAATGGAACAGCTCATCCGTATCGCCGATACAGGCAACATTATGCCTCCCAAAACCACCTGGTTTGAGCCTAAACTCAGAAGCGGACTGGTGATCCATTCACTTGAATAGAATATAAACTGACAGCGTCCGAAGAACCTGTCAGCATTTTTCAAGTTCCAACATGACAGCGTCCGAAGATCCTGTCATCGTTGTTTTAGTAGGATGATTTAACAAACTTAGTGGTATATGTTTTATCTCCCGAAATTACTTTCAGGATATACAATCCCGAAGAAAGACCTGAAATATCAATACTCCCGTCTTCCGGAACAGTTGAAAGTGTAAGAACCCTTTTACCTGTAATGGTATAGATATCTGCTTTTCCATAACCAGCTTCACTTTTTAAATATAGATACTTCCTTGCAGGATTTGGAAAAACTTTTACTGGTTCATTTACGTTATCATCACTCCCATTAATAACGGATTCCATTTTTTCCATTGTGTAGATACGGTATTCACCCGGAGCCAGCGTAACCGACATTGTGACATCTGTGATATTTACAGAATCACCTTTCATTACATCGTGCCACCATCCGGTTTGGGTAAATGCCGGAGTGATTTCTGTCTCTGAAACACCGAAGTTGCCGATTACAATAGCATCGCCTTCAGGATCCCTGAGGATAATTTTTTTTGCAGAAATATTATTGCCAGTTGTCATGGTATAATCATCTGTTCTGAACACGGGGTATTTGTTTCTAAGGTCGATGAGTTTTGACCAAACCAGGTATAAATGCATTCGATCCGGATCATTCATATAATCCCAATGTATGGGCTTCACTCCCACTCTCCCATTATAATCAATTGAAAAATCATAGCCAAGCTCACCGAATTGCCAAATCATTTTCGGGCCTGGGATTGTGAAAAAGAAAGCACCGGCAAGTTCCATTCTTTTAAGTGCAGTGGACCGATCTTTGATATTATAATTGCCTTCCTGGTTTCCGTACTTTAGGTTTTTGTACATGAGTCGTTCTTCATCATGGCTTTCCATATAACTTACAAGTCCAGGATATGACCAGTTGCGTGCCTGATAGGACGCCCATGAAAGGCTTGAATTTGCAAGATAACCCATTGTAGCCTCATTATAGTTGTAATTAATATTTCCCCATAACAGCATACCGTATGAAGACAGAATCTGTTCTTCGTTATTCGGTGCAAAGTGCTCACAGATCATATAGGCATTATGATTAACTGATTTGATTTTATCGTAAATCCTTTTGAGGTTATTGATTCTTGAAGCATCATAAGCGCTTCCATCACCGGGTGTATTGGTAAAGCCCTTTGTGAAATCGAACCTGAATCCGTCGACTTTGTATTCATTAAGCCAGTATTCGAT is part of the Bacteroidales bacterium genome and harbors:
- a CDS encoding NAD(P)-dependent oxidoreductase, giving the protein MQTILVATDKPFAKVAVDGIRDIIKNAGFELKLLEKYTEKAQLLEAIRDVDAVIIRSDILDHEVFNAAGRLKIAVRAGAGYDNIDLKSATEKGVVVMNTPGQNANAVAELGFGMMIYMNRNFFNGTSGTELRGKTLGIHAYGNIGRIVAMIAKGLGMYVFAHDPYVDKVIIENDGVKYVPEVQALYKKCQYVSVNLPANKETKESLNFDLLNLMPQGATLVNTARKELVHEPSLLKMFSERSDFRYVTDVAPDCHEQLKAQVPTRYYATPKKMGAQTEEANVNAGLAAARQIVNFLTKGDKTFQVN
- a CDS encoding DUF1015 family protein: MAIIKAFKGFRPQKELVSKIASRPYDVLSSEEAAEQARGNPFSFYHIIKSEIDLPADADHYSMDVYNKAKSNLQEFISKKYYNEDKEPCLYIYAQTMWGRTQYGLVACASVSDYLNNVIRKHELTRTEKEEDRKNHIRITNFNCEPVFFAYPDHEEIDRLVNHFIKGNPEYDFKTSDDIHHQLWIINDSHTIKRIESIFNKEIPYTYIADGHHRTAAAAHVGEERKMNNPQHKGNEEYNFFLAVHFPASQLSIFDYNRVVKDLNGNTPESLIKKIEEKFMVIPRGTHEYKPAKAHEFSMYLEGKWYALEALNGTYDDNDPIGCLDVTILSDHILDKILDIKDLRNSKRIDFVGGIRGLGELKRRVDSGEMAVAFALYPVTMEQLIRIADTGNIMPPKTTWFEPKLRSGLVIHSLE